In Scylla paramamosain isolate STU-SP2022 chromosome 30, ASM3559412v1, whole genome shotgun sequence, the following are encoded in one genomic region:
- the LOC135116007 gene encoding putative nuclease HARBI1 produces the protein MMNPAVSRKAAQQRQRRTYRVRRDIFAEYDDAELLKRFRLDRAGIVAVTDIVRDKLQSKTERNRALTPEMVAITLRYLATGKMQQCSCDDFGTTQPTISRAISQTIDALADPEVICQFVAFPHTQREVQQKQAEFMQVTQFPGVVGVIDGTHIRIVSPHVDEHVYVNRKRYHSINVQVVFDAHYKILDIVARWPGSVNDARILDKSALKLMFEEQHVPAGCYLPGDSGYPCKQWLLTPYLRPQTVAQANYNSSSTLRCSRGD, from the exons ATGATGAACCCAGCCGTTAGCAGGAAGGCGGCACAACAACGTCAGCGGCGCACCTACAGAGTGAGAAGAGATATTTTCGCTGAGTACGACGATGCTGAGTTACTGAAAAGATTCAGATTGGACCGTGCTGGTATTGTTGCAGTGACTGATATAGTGAGAGACAAGCTGCaaagtaaaactgaaagaaatagagcCTTGACCCCTGAGATGGTGGCCATCACATTACGATATTTAGCCACAGGAAAAATGCAACAGTGCAGTTGTGATGATTTTGGAACAACGCAGCCCACTATCAGCCGTGCAATATCACAGACAATTGATGCACTGGCTGACCCAGAAGTAATCTGCCAGTTCGTGGCTTTCCCTCACACCCAGCGTGAAGTGCAGCAAAAACAGGCAGAGTTCATGCAAGTAACTCAGTTTCCCGGTGTTGTGGGAGTGATTGATGGTACTCATATAAGAATTGTGTCTCCTCATGTCGATGAACATGTATATGTGAACAGGAAACGCTATCACAGCATAAATGTGCAAGTAGTATTTGATGCTCACTATAAGATTCTTGACATTGTGGCAAGGTGGCCTGGCTCAGTCAACGATGCAAGAATACTAGATAAGTCAGCACTCAAACTGATGTTTGAGGAACAACATGTACCTGCAGGATGCTACCTTCCCGGGGACAGTGGCTATCCCTGTAAGCAGTGGCTCCTCACTCCTTACCTTCGCCCTCAAACTGTTGCACAAGCTAATTATAACAG TTCCAGTACCTTACGATGCAGCCGAGGGgactga